A genomic region of Miscanthus floridulus cultivar M001 chromosome 3, ASM1932011v1, whole genome shotgun sequence contains the following coding sequences:
- the LOC136543850 gene encoding uncharacterized protein — MVYGDFALLINQLNKDWSCSSEKMDAYCVEIRKIEGKFYGIEYHHVVRDQNQIANQLSKIGSSRTTAPPGVFVQDLLTPSIKEDKEVVEVTPAEQLVLTIPSQVTDWREQFIKYLSNGEVPANKIKTE, encoded by the coding sequence atggtatacggggatttCGCGCTGCTTATCAATCAActtaataaagattggtcctgctccagtgagaaaATGGATGCTTACTGCGTCGAAATCAGGAagattgaagggaaattctacggcatcgagtaccatcacgtggtacgggatcaaaatCAAATAGCCAACCAGCTatcgaagataggatcttctcgcaccaCGGCTCCGCCAGGGGTCTTTgttcaggacctcttgacaccatccattaaggaagacaaggaagttgtagaagtaacccctgccgagcagttggtactcacgataccttcgcaggtcaccgattggagggaacagttcatcaaatacctctccaacggCGAAGTACCCGCTAACAAAATCAAAACCGAATGA
- the LOC136545915 gene encoding uncharacterized protein yields MLPTTASKGRGAARSAPPLFGPYLRRIVKWQQMDIEYTFWQMVYLCTSPKVVYQHTKYHKQTKNQWARDDPAFVVILILFLVFATSAYCAAYGESASHAALTITSVVFLHFLFAGIVLATLCWFLTNSYLREEPNSHVVEQRVEWLYAFDVHCNSFFPAFVILYVLQYFLSPLLVAHGFFPALLSNLLFVVAISYYHYLNFLGYDVLPFLDRTTFFLYPIGLVIILSPLMILIGFNPTRYFLSLYFG; encoded by the exons ATGCTGCCGACGACCGCGTCCAAGGGGCGCGGGGCCGCCCGCTCCGCGCCGCCGCTCTTCGGCCCCTACCTCCGCCGCATCGTCAAG TGGCAACAAATGGATATTGAATACACATTTTGGCAAATGGTTTATCTCTGTACTTCACCAAAAGTAGT CTATCAGCACACCAAGTATCACAAGC AAACAAAGAACCAGtgggctcgggatgatcctgcaTTTGTTGTTATTCTGATTCTTTTCCTTGTGTTTGCAACATCAGCTTACTGTGCAGC GTATGGAGAGAGTGCCTCACATGCTGCTCTAACAATCACTTCAGTTGTGTTTCTGCATTTCTTGTTTGCTGGGATAGTTCTGGCCACACTTTGCTG GTTTCTTACAAATTCTTACTTGAGAGAGGAACCTAACAGCCATGTTGTTGAGCAACGCGTGGAGTG GCTCTATGCATTCGATGTTCACTGTAACTCGTTCTTTCCTGCGTTTGTCATCCTATATG TGCTGCAGTATTTTCTGTCGCCTCTATTGGTCGCACATGGCTTCTTTCCAGCTTTGTTATCTAATCTACTCTTCGTGGTGGCAATTTCTTATTATCACTACCTGAACTTTCTAGGATATGATG TTCTTCCATTTCTGGACAGAACAACATTCTTCCTGTACCCGATTGGTCTCGTCATCATCCTGTCTCCACTTA TGATACTAATAGGGTTCAATCCGACAAGATACTTTCTAAGCTTGTACTTTGGTTAA